The following coding sequences are from one Fibrobacter sp. UBA4297 window:
- a CDS encoding glycoside hydrolase family 16 protein: MNIKKTAVKSALAVAAAAAALTTNVSAKDFSGAELYTLEEVQYGKFEARMKMAAASGTVSSMFLYQNGSEIADGRPWVEVDIEVLGKNPGSFQSNIITGKAGAQKTSEKHHAVSPAADQAFHTYGLEWTPNYVRWTVDGKEVRKTEGGQVSNLTGTQGLRFNLWSSESAAWVGQFDESKLPLFQFINWVKVYKYTPGQGEGGSDFTLDWTDNFDTFDGSRWGKGDWTFEGNRVDLTDKNIYSRDGMLILALTRKGQESFNGQVPKDDEPAPQSSSSAPASSSSVPASSSSAFVPPSSSSATNAIHGMRTTSTIAKERRGLVNAKGAKVNPNGHKRYRVNFEY, from the coding sequence ATGAACATCAAGAAAACTGCAGTCAAGAGCGCTCTCGCCGTAGCAGCCGCCGCAGCAGCCCTCACCACTAATGTTAGCGCAAAGGATTTTAGCGGAGCCGAACTCTACACGTTAGAAGAAGTTCAGTACGGCAAATTCGAAGCCCGTATGAAGATGGCCGCCGCATCGGGAACAGTCAGTTCCATGTTCCTCTACCAGAATGGCTCCGAAATCGCCGATGGAAGACCCTGGGTAGAAGTTGATATCGAAGTTCTCGGCAAGAATCCGGGCAGTTTCCAGTCCAACATCATTACCGGTAAGGCAGGCGCGCAAAAGACTAGCGAAAAGCACCATGCCGTTAGCCCCGCCGCCGATCAGGCATTCCACACCTACGGTCTCGAATGGACTCCGAATTACGTCCGCTGGACCGTAGATGGCAAAGAAGTCCGCAAGACGGAAGGTGGCCAAGTATCCAACTTAACCGGTACACAGGGACTCCGTTTTAACCTTTGGTCGTCTGAGAGTGCGGCTTGGGTTGGCCAGTTCGATGAATCGAAGCTTCCACTTTTCCAGTTCATCAATTGGGTCAAGGTTTATAAATACACGCCGGGTCAAGGCGAAGGCGGTAGCGACTTTACGCTCGACTGGACCGACAATTTCGACACTTTCGACGGCTCCCGCTGGGGCAAGGGCGATTGGACATTCGAAGGCAACCGCGTGGACCTCACCGACAAGAATATCTACTCCAGAGACGGCATGCTGATTCTCGCCCTCACCCGCAAAGGTCAGGAAAGCTTCAACGGCCAGGTTCCGAAAGACGACGAACCGGCTCCGCAATCTTCTAGCAGCGCTCCGGCAAGTTCCTCTAGCGTTCCGGCCTCTTCGAGCAGCGCGTTTGTTCCGCCGAGTTCCTCTAGCGCAACGAACGCCATCCACGGAATGCGCACGACTTCGACAATCGCCAAAGAACGTCGCGGCCTCGTGAACGCCAAAGGTGCCAAGGTGAACCCCAATGGTCACAAGCGCTATCGCGTGAATTTTGAATACTAA
- a CDS encoding flavodoxin family protein, producing MKVILFNGSRRENGCTYTALNIVANQLKAAGIETKIVFVGGRVLKGEVNEVVHEAKELLETADGVVYGSPVYYASPSGEMLMFLDRLYGIAEANLLFKPAANVVSARRAGTTATLDVLNKYPTYAQQPLVTSRYWNMVHGSNPEDVLKDEEGVQIMKELGRNMAWLLKSIDAGRQAGVTQPDAKQKVYTNFIR from the coding sequence ATGAAGGTCATCTTGTTTAACGGCAGCCGTCGCGAAAATGGCTGCACTTATACGGCTCTGAACATCGTCGCAAACCAGCTCAAGGCCGCTGGAATCGAGACGAAAATCGTGTTTGTCGGTGGGCGAGTGCTCAAGGGCGAGGTGAACGAAGTTGTCCACGAAGCTAAGGAACTTTTGGAAACGGCTGATGGCGTTGTTTACGGTTCCCCGGTTTATTATGCCTCTCCGAGTGGCGAGATGCTGATGTTCCTCGACCGCCTTTACGGAATTGCTGAAGCGAATCTGCTGTTCAAACCGGCGGCAAACGTGGTTTCCGCACGCCGTGCAGGGACGACTGCAACTCTCGATGTGCTCAACAAGTACCCGACTTATGCGCAACAGCCGCTTGTAACTTCGCGCTATTGGAACATGGTACACGGTTCGAATCCGGAAGATGTGCTGAAAGACGAAGAAGGCGTGCAGATTATGAAGGAACTGGGCCGCAATATGGCATGGCTCCTCAAGAGCATTGATGCGGGCAGGCAGGCGGGCGTGACGCAGCCTGATGCCAAGCAGAAAGTCTACACCAATTTCATTCGATAG